A window from Callithrix jacchus isolate 240 chromosome 17, calJac240_pri, whole genome shotgun sequence encodes these proteins:
- the P2RY1 gene encoding P2Y purinoceptor 1, whose product MTEVLWPAVPNGTDAAFLAGPGSSWGNSTVASTAAVTSPFKCALTKTGFQFYYLPTVYILVFIIGFLGNSVAIWMFVFHMKPWSGISVYMFNLALADFLYVLTLPALIFYYFNKTDWIFGDVMCKLQRFIFHVNLYGSILFLTCISAHRYSGVVYPLKSLGRLKKKNAVYISVLVWLIVVVAISPILFYSGTGVRKNKTITCYDTTSDEYLRSYFIYSMCTTVAMFCIPLVLILGCYGLIVRALIYKDLDNSPLRRKSIYLVIIVLTVFAVSYIPFHVMKTMNLRARLDFQTPAMCAFNDRVYATYQVTRGLASLNSCVDPILYFLAGDTFRRRLSRATRKASRRSEANLQSKSEDMTLNILSEFKQNGDTSL is encoded by the coding sequence ATGACCGAGGTGCTGTGGCCGGCTGTCCCCAACGGGACGGACGCTGCCTTCTTGGCCGGTCCGGGTTCATCCTGGGGGAACAGCACGGTCGCCTCCACCGCCGCCGTCACCTCGCCTTTCAAATGCGCCCTAACCAAGACAGGCTTTCAGTTTTACTACCTGCCAACCGTCTACATCTTGGTGTTCATCATCGGCTTCCTGGGCAACAGCGTGGCCATCTGGATGTTCGTCTTCCACATGAAGCCCTGGAGCGGCATCTCCGTGTACATGTTCAACTTGGCTCTGGCCGACTTCTTGTACGTGCTGACTCTGCCAGCCCTGATCTTCTACTACTTCAATAAAACAGACTGGATCTTCGGGGATGTCATGTGTAAACTGCAGAGGTTCATCTTCCATGTGAACCTCTATGGCAGCATCTTGTTTCTGACGTGCATCAGTGCCCACCGGTACAGCGGTGTGGTGTACCCCCTCAAGTCCCTGGGCCGGCTCAAAAAGAAGAACGCGGTCTATATCAGCGTGCTGGTGTGGCTCATCGTGGTGGTGGCGATCTCTCCCATCCTCTTCTACTCAGGTACCGGGGTCCgcaaaaacaaaaccatcacCTGTTACGACACCACCTCAGACGAGTACCTGCGAAGTTATTTCATCTACAGCATGTGCACGACCGTGGCCATGTTCTGTATCCCCTTGGTGCTGATTCTGGGCTGTTACGGATTAATTGTGAGAGCTTTGATTTACAAAGATCTGGACAACTCTCCTCTGAGGAGGAAATCGATTTACCTGGTGATCATTGTACTGACTGTTTTTGCTGTGTCTTACATCCCTTTCCATGTGATGAAAACGATGAACTTGAGGGCCCGGCTTGATTTTCAGACCCCAGCAATGTGTGCTTTCAATGACAGGGTTTATGCCACGTATCAGGTGACAAGAGGTCTAGCAAGTCTCAACAGTTGTGTGGACCCCATTCTCTATTTCTTGGCGGGAGATACTTTCAGAAGGAGACTCTCCCGAGCCACAAGGAAAGCTTCTAGAAGAAGTGAGGCAAATTTGCAATCCAAGAGTGAAGACATGACCCTCAATATTTTATCAGAATTCAAGCAGAATGGAGATACAAGCTTGTGA